The following proteins are co-located in the Vigna angularis cultivar LongXiaoDou No.4 chromosome 2, ASM1680809v1, whole genome shotgun sequence genome:
- the LOC108326933 gene encoding mitotic-spindle organizing protein 1B: MDPEAARAARESLDLAFHMSNILDTGLDRHTLSVLIALCDLGVNPEALAAVVKELRKEKPSLSSSLPEAPSSFP; encoded by the coding sequence ATGGATCCGGAGGCTGCTCGAGCTGCACGAGAATCTCTAGACCTGGCGTTCCATATGTCCAATATACTTGACACAGGTCTAGACCGACACACACTTTCGGTTCTAATTGCACTTTGTGATCTTGGAGTCAATCCTGAAGCACTTGCTGCTGTTGTCAAGGAACTAAGAAAAGAGAAGCCCTCGTTATCATCATCACTTCCCGAGGctccttcttcttttccataa